A region of the bacterium genome:
TGAGGACAAACAAGTTTATCTTTTATTGCTCGGTATTATTTCCTATGTCTAGTTTTCGTTAATAATTACTATAGATATTTATAGGGTAACCTGAGAAAGGTAAATTAATGGAAGATAAAGAAGTAACTTTAAGTAAGATGCCAGTAAGCCAAGCTGGAGAAGTAATAAAAATTCTTGGTAGCCAACGACTTTGCCTTAAGCTCTCTATGTTAGGAATCTTCAAAGGAGTAAAATTTAAAAAGAAAAACCAACAAGTGATGCGTGGTCCTATAATAGTGGAAGTAGGTAAAAGTCAAGTGGCTATTGGGTTTGGCATGGCAAGTAAGATCATCGTAAAAGCAGAAAAGGAAAAGCAGTAAGAAAAGTAGTAAAGAAAAGAGAAAATTAAGATGGATGGTTTGCAAATTCTTTTAATGGGTAATCCTAATGTAGGCAAAAGTGCACTTTTTTCAAGGCTTACGGGAATTAATGTGGTGGTGGCTAATTATCCAGGAACGACGGTAGAATTTACTAAAGGAAAGATGCACTTTGAAGGAAAAGATTTTGAAGTTATTGATGTACCGGGGACATATCATTTAGAACCTCTTTCTAAAGCCGAGGAAGTAACTTGCGAAATGCTCAAAGAAGGCGATCTGGTAATCAATGTAGTAAATAGTACAAATTTAGAAAGAAGTCTTAATCTTACTCTGCAATTACTCAAAAAGAAGATACCTATGATGATTGCTTTAAATTTTTGGGATGAGGCAAAGCATACGGGAATAAAAATTGATGTCAGAAAATTAGAAGATATTTTAGGTGTTCCTTGTGTTCTTGTTTGTGCCATAACAGGTGAAGGAATTAGCGAACTTGTATCTAGAATAAAAGAAGCTAAGATAGGAAATTATGAGTATGAAGAAGAAGAAAAATGGCATGAAGTTGGTAAAATTGTAGATAAAGTAGAAACATTTAGTCATCACCATCATACATTGATGGAAGTATTAGCCGATGCCACTATTTCCCCAGTCACGGGTATTCCTGTTGCTTTGATTATTCTTCTGGTTACCTTTCAGGTAATACGATTAATCGGGGAGGGATTAATAAATTATTTACTTAATCCTTTATTTAATGATTTTTGGGCCCCATTAATGCTTAGGTTTTCTAGTTTATTAGGTGGAGGCGGAATTATTCATCATCTCCTGATTGGGGAATTAGTTGATGGCAAG
Encoded here:
- a CDS encoding ferrous iron transport protein A — its product is MEDKEVTLSKMPVSQAGEVIKILGSQRLCLKLSMLGIFKGVKFKKKNQQVMRGPIIVEVGKSQVAIGFGMASKIIVKAEKEKQ